A region from the Gavia stellata isolate bGavSte3 chromosome 2, bGavSte3.hap2, whole genome shotgun sequence genome encodes:
- the E2F6 gene encoding transcription factor E2F6: protein MASPAKWERLRPLRPDTLRVSEPPMINLNVDDDVQFVRRTLKVKKPRFDASLVYLTRKFMDLVKTAPDGVLDLNEVATTLGVRKRRVYDITNVLDGIHLIQKRSKNLIQWVGSNLDQVVGKAPEQQNLKDELSDLSAMEEALDELIKDCAHQLFELTDDKENAKLAYVTYQDIRNIQAFQEQIVIAIKAPEETKLEIPIPKEDCVEVHVKSTKGPIDVYLCEVEQEKPGGKTFEDMDTVTSETEPSVPPDEVRSPGEEEKQTT from the exons ATGGCCAGCCCTGCCAAGTGGGAGCGTCTGAGGCCGCTGCGGCCGGACACGCTGCGTGTGAGTGAG cCACCAATGATCAACCTGAACGTGGACGATGACGTACAGTTTGTGAGAA GAACTCTGAAAGTCAAAAAACCTCGATTTGATGCGTCGTTGGTTTACTTGACCCGAAAATTCATGGATCTTGTCAAAACAGCTCCAGACGGTGTCCTTGATTTAAATGAAGTAGCAACAACGCTTGGAGTACGAAAACGAAGAGTGTATGACATCACCAATGTGTTGGATGGAATCCACTTAATTCAGAAAAGATCTAAGAATCTTATCCAGTGGGT AGGTTCTAATCTTGACCAAGTTGTTGGAAAAGCACCAGAGCAGCAAAACCTTAAAGATGAACTTTCTGACTTGTCAGCCATGGAAGAAGCTCTGGATGAATTAATCAAGGATTGTGCTCATCAGTTATTTGAACTAACAGATGACAAAGAAAACGCAAA ACTAGCTTATGTGACATATCAAGATATCCGTAACATTCAGGCATTTCAAGAACAGATTGTGATTGCAATCAAAGCTCCAGAGGAAACCAAATTGGAAATACCAATTCCTAAAGAA GATTGCGTAGAAGTACATGTGAAGAGCACAAAAGGACCCATTGATGTCTACCTATGTGAGGTGGAACAAGAGAAGCCAGGTGGCAAAACTTTTGAAGATATGGATACTGTCACTTCTGAAACTGAGCCATCAGTTCCTCCTGATGAAG TGAGATCTCcgggggaagaagaaaaacaaaccacctgA